The Methanobacterium lacus genome includes a region encoding these proteins:
- a CDS encoding phenylacetate--CoA ligase family protein — protein MIWNEQVECMSDDERKKLQLEKLQAIVKYAYENVPYYRKRLDEIPLKPEDIKTLKDIEKIPFTTKDDLRDAYPFEMFAVPKKEIVEVHTSSGTTGKPTVSGYTRGDLEIWSEVMARGLTMAGVDDEDIIQNTHGYGLFTGGFGVHYGAQKIGATVIPISTGQTKRQIEIMQDFGTTVMIFTPSYGLYLAEEIKAEGLNPEDMDFKAIGFGAEMWTEEMRKEIEKRFNAPAYNIYGLTEIMGPGVGLECSAQDGLHIFEDHFYPEIIDPETFETVEDGEKGELVLTTLTREGTPLLRFRTKDVTKLTRSKCECGRTLVRMERVKGRTDDMMKIRGVSVFPSQIEKALLRIDGVEPHYQIIVTRPHLMDEMEVRVEASEDLFSDEIKELVGIREKIEQYIHNEIGLRVKVTLVEPKTIPRSEGKAVRVIDKRTL, from the coding sequence ATGATCTGGAATGAACAAGTAGAATGCATGTCCGATGATGAGAGGAAAAAGTTACAGCTAGAAAAATTACAAGCAATCGTTAAGTACGCCTATGAAAATGTTCCTTACTACAGAAAACGATTGGATGAAATACCCCTCAAGCCTGAAGACATTAAAACTCTTAAAGATATTGAGAAAATTCCATTTACAACTAAAGATGACTTGCGAGATGCTTATCCATTTGAAATGTTTGCAGTGCCTAAAAAGGAGATAGTTGAAGTTCATACATCATCAGGAACAACCGGCAAACCCACAGTATCAGGATACACAAGGGGTGATCTTGAAATCTGGAGTGAAGTAATGGCCAGAGGACTCACAATGGCGGGTGTAGATGATGAAGACATCATTCAAAACACACATGGATATGGATTGTTCACAGGTGGTTTTGGAGTGCACTACGGTGCACAGAAGATTGGTGCAACAGTTATTCCAATCTCAACAGGACAGACAAAAAGACAGATAGAAATCATGCAGGACTTTGGAACCACCGTCATGATATTCACACCATCATACGGCCTGTACCTAGCAGAAGAAATTAAAGCTGAAGGTTTAAACCCAGAGGATATGGATTTCAAAGCCATAGGATTTGGTGCAGAAATGTGGACTGAAGAAATGCGGAAGGAAATAGAAAAAAGATTTAATGCTCCTGCATACAACATCTATGGCCTTACTGAGATTATGGGGCCCGGGGTGGGTCTTGAATGCAGTGCACAAGATGGACTGCACATCTTTGAAGATCATTTCTATCCCGAGATCATCGACCCAGAAACCTTTGAAACAGTTGAAGACGGTGAAAAGGGTGAACTTGTGCTCACAACCTTAACACGTGAGGGTACTCCACTTTTACGTTTCAGAACCAAAGATGTTACCAAACTTACAAGGAGTAAATGCGAATGTGGAAGGACTTTGGTGAGAATGGAACGGGTTAAAGGACGTACCGATGATATGATGAAAATTAGAGGAGTCTCTGTCTTCCCATCCCAAATTGAAAAGGCTCTTTTAAGAATTGATGGTGTAGAGCCCCACTACCAGATCATTGTGACCAGACCACATCTCATGGATGAAATGGAGGTTAGGGTGGAAGCTTCTGAAGATCTGTTCTCTGATGAAATAAAAGAACTGGTAGGTATCAGAGAGAAAATAGAACAATACATACACAATGAAATAGGATTAAGGGTTAAAGTAACCCTTGTTGAACCAAAAACAATACCTAGAAGTGAAGGTAAAGCCGTGCGCGTAATAGATAAGAGAACTCTTTAA
- a CDS encoding sodium:solute symporter family protein, producing MNIFILSIVVLIYLLMVGYVGFVAWKRTKSSEDYLVAGRNTHPYIMALSYGATFISTAAIVGFGGVAANYGMGILWLVFLNILVGIFIAFVFFGKRTRKMGHNLGALTFPEFLSKRFNSKFIQYYAGAVIFVGMPLYASVVLIGMARFVESTLQVNYYFALIAMAIIVAVYVVFGGIRGVMYTDALQGTIMFFGMIILIGATYWMLGGVIDANTALSNLVNVVPHNATAQAVATGFTGWTSMPVAGSPFWWTLISSLILGVGIGALSQPQLVVRFMTVKSNRELNRAVLIGGIFIFVMTFSAYVVGSLSNVYFFQHTGQTAVQAAGGNLDTVIPTFIAAAFPLWFAYIFMITLLSAAMSTLSAQFHVQGTALGRDIYETVTGRKGASTVMVARAGIVVAVVIAVILGFILPASIIAVGTSMWFGITAAAFLSIYVGAIYWKRINREGAIAGLVAGSVASLFWILFGFKKSAEAVGISKALTGHSVIVTSMPWPTVDPIIIALPIAIVVTVIVTYLTKPPEKEVVDKIFEGVGGK from the coding sequence ATGAATATTTTTATATTGAGTATTGTTGTATTGATTTACCTCCTGATGGTGGGATACGTAGGTTTCGTTGCCTGGAAGCGAACGAAGAGTTCGGAGGATTACTTGGTAGCAGGGAGAAACACCCACCCCTACATAATGGCTTTAAGTTACGGTGCCACTTTCATAAGTACGGCTGCCATTGTAGGTTTTGGAGGAGTTGCAGCTAACTACGGTATGGGAATACTGTGGTTGGTCTTTTTAAACATTCTTGTTGGAATTTTCATTGCGTTCGTATTCTTTGGAAAGAGAACCCGTAAAATGGGCCATAATTTAGGGGCGCTCACATTTCCAGAATTTCTTTCAAAACGTTTCAACAGCAAATTTATACAGTACTATGCTGGAGCAGTCATATTTGTAGGGATGCCGCTTTATGCATCGGTTGTATTAATTGGTATGGCACGATTTGTTGAATCCACACTCCAAGTAAACTACTACTTTGCACTCATTGCAATGGCAATAATTGTCGCAGTCTACGTTGTGTTTGGTGGAATAAGGGGTGTGATGTACACAGATGCACTTCAAGGAACCATCATGTTCTTTGGTATGATCATCTTGATTGGTGCTACTTACTGGATGTTGGGAGGAGTTATTGATGCAAACACAGCATTATCCAACCTGGTAAATGTTGTTCCTCACAATGCAACAGCACAAGCTGTGGCCACAGGATTTACAGGGTGGACATCAATGCCAGTGGCGGGAAGTCCATTCTGGTGGACTTTAATTTCAAGCCTAATACTTGGTGTGGGTATAGGAGCCTTATCACAACCACAATTGGTGGTTAGGTTCATGACAGTGAAATCCAACAGAGAACTCAACAGGGCAGTGTTGATTGGTGGAATATTCATATTTGTGATGACATTTTCAGCCTACGTTGTTGGATCACTTTCAAATGTATACTTCTTCCAGCACACAGGACAAACAGCTGTACAGGCAGCTGGAGGAAACTTGGACACAGTAATTCCAACCTTCATAGCAGCAGCATTTCCACTGTGGTTTGCATACATATTCATGATCACACTGCTTTCAGCAGCAATGAGCACTCTTTCAGCACAGTTCCATGTTCAAGGAACAGCATTGGGAAGGGATATCTATGAAACCGTTACAGGAAGGAAGGGAGCTTCAACTGTTATGGTTGCTAGGGCCGGAATAGTTGTGGCTGTGGTGATTGCAGTTATTCTTGGATTTATACTGCCAGCGAGCATTATTGCTGTGGGGACATCCATGTGGTTCGGTATAACTGCCGCAGCATTCCTATCAATATACGTGGGGGCAATCTACTGGAAGAGAATAAACAGGGAAGGTGCAATTGCAGGATTAGTAGCAGGTTCGGTTGCAAGTTTGTTCTGGATACTGTTCGGATTTAAAAAATCTGCAGAGGCAGTTGGTATTTCAAAGGCTTTAACAGGACACTCTGTGATTGTTACATCCATGCCATGGCCAACAGTTGATCCAATAATTATCGCATTGCCCATAGCAATTGTTGTCACAGTAATTGTTACTTACCTTACCAAACCTCCTGAAAAAGAGGTAGTGGATAAAATATTTGAAGGAGTAGGTGGTAAATAA
- a CDS encoding MBL fold metallo-hydrolase has product MKIENYPLKRSSYESWETIFQNPAPIDVQTYQTGSVVIDLDGTFNPNHLRSPRISGTVEVPILSHFVTHEKLGNFLLDAGLDKSYYRDPYGGVETPQKEEYIQDKNQDILYQLGDNASELNAVFLSHMHPDHMAGMRDLPKKIPVILGKGELEDYEPDLYGDFLEDVKTVYEMDFTEFESISPFPKCADLLGDGSLWAISTPGHTRGHISFVVNGLAGPKLLTMDVAFIQENISYGVAPSDYTWNVEEAQRSLDMLINFIRLFRGMEVTAGHALP; this is encoded by the coding sequence ATGAAAATCGAAAACTACCCTCTAAAAAGAAGTTCATATGAGAGCTGGGAGACTATTTTTCAAAATCCGGCTCCAATAGATGTTCAGACTTATCAAACTGGTTCTGTTGTGATAGATCTAGACGGTACCTTTAATCCGAATCATCTGAGATCACCTAGAATCTCTGGTACAGTGGAAGTTCCAATACTGTCACATTTTGTAACACATGAAAAACTTGGCAATTTCCTTTTGGATGCTGGACTAGACAAGAGTTACTACCGTGATCCATATGGTGGAGTGGAAACACCACAGAAAGAAGAATATATTCAGGATAAAAATCAGGATATTCTATATCAACTGGGTGATAACGCATCTGAATTAAATGCAGTATTTTTAAGCCACATGCATCCGGACCATATGGCTGGTATGAGAGATCTTCCAAAGAAAATCCCTGTAATATTAGGTAAGGGTGAATTAGAGGATTACGAACCCGATCTTTACGGTGATTTTTTAGAAGATGTTAAAACTGTCTATGAAATGGATTTTACAGAGTTTGAATCTATTTCTCCCTTTCCTAAGTGTGCAGATCTTCTGGGTGACGGGTCTCTTTGGGCTATCAGCACACCAGGCCATACAAGAGGCCACATTTCATTCGTTGTTAACGGATTAGCAGGTCCTAAATTGCTTACCATGGATGTGGCATTCATCCAAGAAAATATATCCTATGGTGTTGCACCATCAGACTACACCTGGAATGTGGAAGAAGCTCAAAGAAGTTTAGATATGTTAATAAACTTTATTAGGCTTTTCAGAGGAATGGAAGTAACAGCAGGGCATGCATTACCTTGA
- a CDS encoding DUF308 domain-containing protein, protein MQKLGSAIVLIILGIIVMAFPLIGVVPAAVLTGFLVLVLGLGLLFSGIVEMGDSVGLGILEVLLGIIALVLGIGFIFNPALFSFVAGLIVYIVGIFLIIVGIIGVITKAGDSRWNGVVALIIGLLYVIVGTLFASNPVYLGILIGLWLLIMGIMMLFSND, encoded by the coding sequence ATGCAAAAATTGGGAAGTGCAATAGTTTTAATTATTCTTGGTATTATTGTAATGGCATTCCCTCTCATAGGAGTAGTTCCAGCTGCTGTTTTAACAGGATTCCTAGTGTTAGTATTAGGTCTTGGACTTCTGTTCAGTGGAATAGTTGAGATGGGAGATAGTGTTGGGTTAGGAATACTTGAAGTTCTTTTAGGTATTATTGCCCTAGTTTTAGGTATAGGATTCATATTCAACCCTGCATTGTTCAGTTTTGTTGCAGGTTTAATAGTATACATTGTGGGTATATTCCTGATCATTGTGGGTATAATTGGTGTAATCACAAAAGCTGGAGACAGCAGATGGAATGGAGTAGTTGCCTTAATAATAGGTCTTTTGTATGTTATTGTGGGTACACTCTTCGCATCAAACCCGGTTTACCTAGGAATATTAATTGGTTTATGGCTCTTAATCATGGGAATAATGATGTTATTCTCCAATGATTAA
- a CDS encoding bifunctional enoyl-CoA hydratase/phosphate acetyltransferase produces the protein MITKFEQVFEKIKEHPKKQIAVAVAHDKTVLEAVHLAEELGITDYILVGNKTKILDISKESNLNIKENKIYDEPNKIKAVAAAVELVKTNRADILMKGFVNTDDFLRGVLHREKGLRTGKIMSHVYVLESSALNRMLFVTDGSVNILPDLETKCSIILNSIYLANIFDIEDPKVAITTAIELANPKMPSTIDAAVLAKMSQRGQFSDKIIDGPLALDNALSPWAAKHKGIGGPVAGKADIIVVPSIEAGNMLCKAHVYLTGGDLAGVVVGASAPIVLTSRADTSQSKLNSIATAVLMVNMERNLSIKFGKVHY, from the coding sequence TTGATCACCAAGTTTGAGCAGGTTTTTGAGAAGATCAAAGAACACCCAAAAAAACAGATAGCAGTAGCAGTTGCCCATGATAAAACAGTACTTGAAGCTGTTCATTTGGCAGAAGAACTTGGTATAACTGATTACATCCTTGTAGGAAACAAAACCAAGATACTGGACATATCTAAAGAATCTAATTTGAATATTAAAGAAAATAAAATTTACGATGAACCCAACAAGATTAAAGCTGTTGCTGCTGCTGTAGAACTTGTTAAAACCAACAGGGCAGATATACTCATGAAAGGGTTTGTGAATACCGATGATTTTTTAAGAGGAGTTCTACATCGGGAGAAAGGTCTTAGAACAGGAAAGATCATGAGCCATGTTTACGTTCTTGAAAGTTCTGCATTAAACAGGATGCTATTTGTTACAGATGGATCAGTGAACATACTTCCTGATCTCGAAACCAAGTGCAGCATTATATTAAATTCAATATACCTTGCAAACATCTTTGATATTGAAGATCCCAAGGTGGCAATAACGACAGCAATAGAACTTGCCAATCCTAAAATGCCATCAACAATTGACGCTGCAGTTCTGGCTAAAATGAGTCAGAGGGGACAATTCAGTGATAAAATAATAGACGGCCCCTTGGCACTGGACAATGCTCTGAGTCCCTGGGCTGCAAAACATAAAGGAATTGGAGGGCCTGTGGCTGGAAAAGCAGATATTATTGTTGTTCCATCAATAGAGGCAGGTAACATGCTTTGCAAAGCACATGTATATCTGACTGGTGGAGATCTTGCAGGTGTTGTTGTGGGTGCAAGCGCCCCCATAGTACTTACATCGAGAGCAGATACTAGCCAATCCAAACTTAACTCCATAGCTACAGCCGTTTTAATGGTCAACATGGAGCGTAATCTCAGTATCAAGTTTGGAAAGGTCCATTACTGA
- a CDS encoding symporter small accessory protein gives MVLGISDPWISAAYVGCILATLLCVVYGILNWNKGDEEEQAQISEEIKWHEKEKDMEEKELGLWDEEDY, from the coding sequence ATGGTTTTGGGAATAAGCGATCCTTGGATTTCTGCAGCTTATGTGGGATGCATTTTAGCAACGCTCTTATGCGTAGTTTATGGTATTTTAAACTGGAACAAGGGCGATGAAGAAGAACAGGCCCAAATTTCGGAAGAAATTAAATGGCACGAGAAAGAAAAGGACATGGAAGAAAAAGAATTGGGATTATGGGATGAAGAAGATTATTAG
- a CDS encoding sodium:solute symporter family protein, protein MDLFILSIVVLIYLLMVGYVGYVAWKRTKSSEDYLVAGRNTHPYIMALSYGATFISTAAIVGFGGTAGVYGMGLLWLTFLNILVGIFIAFVFFGKRTRKMGHNLNALTFPEFLSKRFNSRFIQYFSGIVIFVAMPLYASVVLIGMARFVETTLGINYTFALIAMAVIVAVYVVFGGIRGVMYTDALQGTIMFFGMAFLLVTTYWLLGGVIHANELLSGMSAMVPKAAAATGSTGWTSMPITGSPFWWTLVSTLILGVGIGVLSQPQLVVRFMTVKSNRELNRAVLIGGVFIAMMTGTAFIVGALSNVYFMQHSGQLAIQAAGGNADKIIPLFISTAMPLWFAYIFMITLLSAAMSTLSAQFHLQGTALGRDIYQSIARKTGGSSVMVARIGIVIAVVIAVILGLILPANIIAVGTAMWFSLTAVAFLAMYVCALFWKRTTKEGAIAGLVVGTFFTAFSYLFINQKAAEALGVCKALTGKVVIATAMPWPTVDPLIVGVPLAFILTIAVSLLTKAPDKELLEKTFKEV, encoded by the coding sequence ATGGATTTATTCATATTAAGCATAGTCGTATTAATATACTTATTAATGGTCGGTTATGTGGGCTATGTGGCCTGGAAACGGACCAAAAGTTCTGAAGATTATCTTGTTGCAGGAAGAAATACTCATCCGTACATTATGGCTCTGAGTTATGGTGCAACCTTCATAAGTACTGCTGCCATCGTTGGTTTCGGTGGAACAGCCGGTGTTTATGGAATGGGATTACTGTGGTTAACCTTCCTGAATATATTAGTTGGAATATTCATTGCATTTGTGTTCTTTGGTAAGAGAACCAGGAAAATGGGGCACAATTTAAACGCCTTAACATTCCCTGAATTTTTATCGAAGAGATTTAATAGTCGTTTTATTCAATATTTTAGTGGTATAGTAATTTTTGTAGCAATGCCTTTGTATGCGTCGGTGGTCCTAATTGGTATGGCCAGGTTTGTTGAAACCACGTTGGGAATAAACTACACATTTGCACTCATAGCAATGGCTGTAATTGTGGCAGTTTACGTAGTATTTGGTGGAATCAGGGGTGTTATGTATACTGATGCCCTTCAGGGAACCATCATGTTCTTTGGAATGGCATTTTTGCTTGTTACCACCTACTGGTTATTGGGAGGAGTTATACATGCAAACGAACTTCTTTCAGGTATGTCTGCCATGGTTCCAAAGGCAGCGGCGGCAACTGGGTCCACTGGATGGACTTCGATGCCCATAACAGGCAGTCCCTTCTGGTGGACCTTGGTAAGTACCCTTATATTGGGTGTTGGAATTGGTGTTCTCTCACAACCTCAACTCGTTGTTAGATTCATGACAGTAAAATCCAACAGAGAGCTTAACAGAGCAGTATTGATTGGTGGTGTTTTCATCGCCATGATGACAGGAACAGCGTTCATTGTGGGTGCGTTATCCAACGTTTACTTCATGCAACATTCTGGACAGCTCGCAATACAAGCTGCAGGGGGAAATGCAGATAAGATCATACCTCTTTTCATATCTACTGCAATGCCGTTGTGGTTTGCATATATCTTCATGATAACATTGCTTTCAGCAGCCATGTCAACGTTAAGTGCACAGTTCCATTTACAGGGAACAGCACTTGGAAGGGACATATACCAATCCATAGCAAGAAAAACTGGAGGTTCTTCAGTTATGGTTGCAAGGATAGGTATAGTAATAGCAGTGGTAATAGCGGTTATTTTGGGTTTGATACTTCCAGCAAATATAATAGCAGTTGGAACTGCAATGTGGTTCAGTTTAACAGCGGTGGCATTCCTTGCCATGTATGTTTGCGCACTATTTTGGAAACGAACAACCAAGGAAGGAGCAATCGCAGGATTGGTCGTTGGAACATTTTTCACAGCGTTTTCCTACCTTTTCATTAACCAGAAGGCAGCTGAAGCCCTTGGAGTATGTAAAGCATTAACTGGTAAAGTGGTAATTGCCACAGCAATGCCATGGCCTACAGTTGATCCTTTGATAGTAGGAGTGCCATTGGCATTCATACTGACAATAGCTGTGAGTTTACTCACCAAAGCTCCAGATAAGGAACTATTAGAAAAAACCTTCAAAGAAGTGTAA
- a CDS encoding PRC-barrel domain-containing protein: MRIIEEIIGKEVLDSSAIIIGKVKDVEVNFETKTLESFILGKGGISEGLGISKGETIVPYEMVKKIGDKILLKSAAEDIDEDLD; encoded by the coding sequence ATGAGGATAATAGAAGAAATTATTGGTAAGGAAGTTCTTGACAGTTCTGCGATTATAATTGGTAAAGTAAAGGATGTAGAGGTAAACTTTGAAACCAAAACATTAGAATCATTCATTCTAGGAAAGGGCGGAATATCTGAAGGTCTTGGTATTTCCAAAGGGGAAACAATAGTTCCCTATGAAATGGTTAAGAAAATCGGTGACAAGATCCTTTTAAAAAGTGCAGCTGAAGATATAGACGAAGATTTGGATTAG
- the pyrE gene encoding orotate phosphoribosyltransferase produces MDKKNELITLLKENQVVKYGKFTLSSGRESSYYVDMKRAITDPIILNKIAELITELIADDKIDKVAGPALGAIPIVTAVSLESSIPMLMIRKSKKDYGTSELIEGDLEDEDIVVVVEDVTTTGNSLIKAIQAVSSNGGLVKRAFVVVDREEGAIENLKNEGIELEPLVTVKDFM; encoded by the coding sequence ATGGATAAAAAAAATGAATTAATAACCCTCCTAAAGGAAAACCAAGTAGTTAAGTACGGTAAATTCACACTATCCTCTGGAAGGGAAAGCAGCTACTACGTAGACATGAAGAGGGCAATTACAGATCCCATCATCCTTAACAAGATCGCAGAATTAATTACAGAACTGATAGCAGATGATAAAATTGACAAGGTAGCTGGTCCAGCATTGGGAGCAATTCCCATAGTCACAGCTGTTTCATTGGAATCTTCCATCCCCATGCTCATGATCAGAAAATCTAAAAAGGACTACGGCACATCAGAACTTATTGAGGGAGATTTAGAGGATGAGGATATTGTTGTGGTTGTTGAAGATGTGACAACAACAGGAAATTCCCTTATTAAAGCAATTCAAGCAGTTTCATCCAATGGTGGTCTGGTTAAAAGAGCATTTGTTGTGGTCGACAGGGAAGAAGGTGCAATAGAAAATCTTAAAAATGAAGGGATTGAACTGGAACCACTGGTCACAGTCAAAGACTTCATGTAA
- a CDS encoding MogA/MoaB family molybdenum cofactor biosynthesis protein — protein sequence MKSKSMEEHKQSSPKSVNFAVITLSDSKYRDYLENKTTDISGNLIIDRLKNENEMVFYTVIPDDGDLLKATIEDIIEGTSAEIILTTGGTGIGSRDITIETLQPLFQKEITGFGEIFRQESYKEIGAGAILSRATAGVYKGIIIIAMPGSPNAVETGLKLIGSEVYHLVKHVKD from the coding sequence ATGAAAAGTAAAAGTATGGAAGAACATAAGCAGAGTTCACCTAAATCCGTTAATTTTGCTGTTATTACCTTGAGCGATAGTAAATATAGAGATTATCTCGAAAACAAAACAACAGATATTTCTGGTAATCTTATTATAGATAGGTTGAAAAATGAGAATGAAATGGTATTTTACACAGTCATCCCTGATGATGGAGATCTTTTAAAAGCCACCATTGAGGATATAATCGAAGGAACCTCGGCAGAAATTATTTTAACAACAGGTGGAACCGGTATAGGTTCTAGGGATATTACCATCGAAACATTACAGCCGCTTTTCCAAAAGGAAATAACAGGGTTTGGAGAAATCTTTAGACAGGAATCATACAAGGAAATAGGGGCAGGGGCCATTTTAAGCAGGGCAACTGCAGGAGTTTACAAGGGAATTATTATTATTGCCATGCCAGGATCCCCCAATGCTGTTGAAACAGGCTTGAAACTCATAGGTTCTGAAGTTTACCATCTCGTAAAACATGTTAAGGACTAA
- a CDS encoding NOB1 family endonuclease, whose amino-acid sequence MNHGVYVLDASAIIGGFISKKDNFVTASVVNEIKDLKSKISLEAAIEDGSIKIIEPDASDLREVGKVIKESGDILRLSGVDIKLVALGYKLKRESLNPTVVTDDYSMQNVLKIIGIPYRSVLTNGINEVYGWIKICKGCKTKYPPEYESGECEICGTRIIKRRIKNP is encoded by the coding sequence ATGAACCATGGAGTCTACGTCCTTGATGCTTCGGCTATAATTGGAGGATTTATATCTAAAAAGGATAATTTTGTCACAGCATCGGTTGTTAATGAAATAAAGGATTTAAAATCAAAAATAAGTCTTGAAGCCGCAATCGAAGATGGTTCAATCAAAATTATTGAACCAGATGCTTCTGATCTACGAGAGGTAGGGAAAGTCATAAAGGAATCTGGAGATATCCTAAGGTTATCTGGAGTTGACATTAAGTTGGTTGCTTTGGGATACAAATTGAAGAGGGAATCCCTAAACCCTACAGTTGTGACCGATGATTATTCAATGCAGAACGTTCTTAAAATTATAGGAATTCCATACCGGAGTGTTCTGACCAACGGCATCAACGAGGTATACGGTTGGATCAAGATCTGCAAGGGATGTAAAACTAAATATCCGCCAGAATATGAATCTGGTGAATGTGAAATATGTGGAACACGTATAATAAAAAGAAGAATCAAAAATCCGTGA
- a CDS encoding DUF2117 family protein, translating to MKIGVVVHGPQIVDTGYAVKILKLLESYGDVTAILGGTMGRTAVIDAELEDKIDIGQKLLPSQSIEKLSKTSDMVVLINYGKSSVTGHAFGYKVFNRCDADPILLQIERPGEKDGTVIPWNKDLTAFAENIARDLKLQITDPSLITDKMELNGVGAFKSGNIIHRKVAGVSPDENILLNGIVVGRSTSENVILVAEDGILTQILGGIIKNHGVEKLGKIDLENAVVKTGLLRRSKVKPRIIKSKQNAKNRNTSKLSISYLSHAAEDIYKLKDSDLVVTVGDDTTLVAADILYRFNIPIIGITDGDLDRVVEEGFKPVGSMIIELDSGWDDIIGEKIFLELFNGKQTMEIENIENFKSKIIQIISNTTSKYNLKYN from the coding sequence ATGAAAATTGGAGTGGTTGTTCACGGGCCTCAAATTGTTGATACAGGGTACGCAGTTAAGATACTGAAACTTCTGGAAAGCTATGGGGATGTTACTGCAATACTTGGCGGAACAATGGGCAGAACCGCTGTTATTGATGCTGAACTTGAAGATAAGATTGACATTGGTCAAAAACTTCTTCCAAGCCAGTCTATAGAGAAACTTTCAAAAACTTCTGACATGGTGGTACTCATCAACTACGGAAAGTCCAGTGTAACAGGACATGCATTTGGATACAAGGTATTTAACAGATGTGATGCTGATCCAATCCTTTTGCAGATAGAACGACCTGGAGAAAAGGATGGGACAGTCATACCATGGAACAAGGATCTAACGGCCTTTGCAGAAAATATTGCCAGAGATCTTAAGTTACAAATAACAGACCCTTCACTCATAACTGATAAAATGGAATTAAATGGGGTAGGAGCATTTAAATCAGGTAACATAATTCATAGAAAAGTAGCTGGAGTTTCTCCAGATGAAAATATTCTTTTAAATGGTATTGTGGTTGGGAGATCAACATCGGAAAATGTTATACTGGTTGCAGAGGATGGAATCCTCACCCAGATCCTTGGGGGCATCATAAAAAATCACGGAGTTGAAAAGCTTGGAAAGATCGACCTTGAAAATGCAGTGGTTAAAACTGGACTGCTTAGAAGGTCTAAAGTTAAACCAAGGATAATTAAATCTAAACAGAATGCCAAAAATAGAAATACGTCTAAACTTAGTATATCTTATTTAAGTCATGCAGCTGAGGACATATACAAATTAAAAGATTCTGATCTTGTGGTGACTGTTGGAGATGATACTACGCTGGTTGCTGCAGATATTCTCTACAGATTCAACATTCCAATCATTGGCATAACAGATGGGGACCTTGACCGTGTTGTTGAGGAAGGTTTTAAACCAGTTGGATCCATGATCATAGAACTAGACAGCGGTTGGGATGATATTATAGGTGAAAAAATCTTTTTAGAACTGTTTAATGGCAAACAGACCATGGAAATAGAAAATATAGAAAATTTTAAAAGTAAAATCATACAAATTATTAGCAATACCACCAGTAAATATAATTTAAAATACAATTAG